A stretch of DNA from Mucilaginibacter daejeonensis:
GGTTATTGCTTTGCTTTAGATCGCTGCGGGTGTTGGTCATGGTACTTGGCTCATCTGAAGTGTTCAGCTGATCAAATAAGCCCTTAAAATCTTCATAGAACATGGCCTTGCCTTTCTTTTTGATGAAGGACAGGTTCATTAAAAACTCTGTACGGTCGCCTTTTAGTCCTTCGGCATATCGCCCGAATTTTTGGAAAAAGGATGTGCGCCTTAAATGCGGGTGATCGCTGTAAACATGGAACTTGCGGTAACCTGGATACCAGATCTTGAACACCATCTCAGAAAATCCCTTACGGAACGGCTTTAGATACGGATATTTAAAATAAGCGTAAAAGCGTACCACGTCCACATCGGCCCGCTCATCCATGATCTCGATCGCATCGGTCAAATGCTCCGCATAGCCTGGCTTAGGGTCAAAATCTTCCTGAACGTATAAGGTATAGGGGGAGGTCACCGCATCCTGCCCTTTGTTGATGTTGTTACCCAACCCGCGGTTCTGCGGTGTGGTGATGAGCCTGAATCCGTATGCAGGCGCTATCTGTTTCAACCTTTCCTGGTGTTCGGGCTTACTGCCATCATCTGACACTACGATATCGCCAAAACTTATATCCTGTTGCTGGAAGGCCTGCAACAAACGTTCGAGCGACCGGCTGCGGTTGTAATGAGTGATCAGTAAAGTGATGGTAGGAAAATGCGTGGGCATGTCAACTATTGTTGTTGAAGATAAAGGTACGGATCAGTTGTCTTTTTTATATAATACATCGTAGGTCCAGCGAGCCAGTTTGACCTTCAGGTACACAGCACGCAGGGCAA
This window harbors:
- a CDS encoding glycosyltransferase family 2 protein, with the translated sequence MPTHFPTITLLITHYNRSRSLERLLQAFQQQDISFGDIVVSDDGSKPEHQERLKQIAPAYGFRLITTPQNRGLGNNINKGQDAVTSPYTLYVQEDFDPKPGYAEHLTDAIEIMDERADVDVVRFYAYFKYPYLKPFRKGFSEMVFKIWYPGYRKFHVYSDHPHLRRTSFFQKFGRYAEGLKGDRTEFLMNLSFIKKKGKAMFYEDFKGLFDQLNTSDEPSTMTNTRSDLKQSNNPVIVLIRAIYRNVKHTWEVLF